The following coding sequences lie in one Klebsiella huaxiensis genomic window:
- the lsrK gene encoding autoinducer-2 kinase, protein MSYLLALDAGTGSIRAVIFDLNGRQIAVGQAEWKHLSVDNVPGSMEFDLGTNWQLACQCIRQALAAAHLSPADIQSVACCSMREGIVLYDRNGEAIWACANVDARASREVAELKEIHDYRFESEVYSVSGQTLALSAMPRLLWLAHHRPDIYRKAATITMISDWLAAKLSGELAVDPSNAGTTGMLDLFSRDWRPGLLDMAGLRADILSPVKETGTVLGAVTDTAAQQSGLRAGTPVVMGGGDVQLGCLGLGVVRAGQTAVLGGTFWQQVVNLPEVRTDPEMNIRVNPHVIPGMAQAESISFFTGLTMRWFRDAFCAEEKLVAERLGVDAYSLLEEMASRVPAGSHGVMPIFSDAMHFKQWYHAAPSFINLSIDPEKCNKATLFRALEENAAIVSACNLAQISQFSGVKFNSLVFAGGGSKGALWSQILSDVTGLPVRVPEVREATALGCAIAAGAGAGLYSDMAATGEKLVSWHRVFTPNPAHRELYQEMMAKWQSVYAEQLGLVDSGLTTSMWQAPGLARRAPVAPSP, encoded by the coding sequence ATGAGTTACCTGTTAGCGTTAGATGCCGGGACCGGCAGCATTCGGGCAGTGATTTTCGATCTCAATGGACGCCAGATTGCGGTCGGACAGGCCGAATGGAAACATCTGAGCGTGGACAACGTTCCCGGCTCGATGGAGTTTGACCTTGGCACCAACTGGCAGCTGGCCTGCCAGTGCATCCGCCAGGCGCTGGCCGCCGCTCATCTCTCCCCGGCGGATATTCAGTCCGTCGCCTGCTGTTCAATGCGCGAAGGTATCGTGCTTTATGACCGTAACGGCGAGGCCATCTGGGCCTGCGCCAACGTTGACGCTCGCGCCAGCCGTGAAGTGGCGGAGCTTAAAGAGATCCACGATTATCGCTTTGAATCTGAGGTGTACAGCGTTTCCGGGCAGACTCTGGCGCTGAGCGCCATGCCGCGCCTGCTGTGGCTGGCCCACCATCGCCCGGATATCTACCGCAAAGCGGCAACCATCACCATGATCAGCGACTGGCTGGCGGCGAAGCTCTCCGGTGAGCTGGCGGTCGATCCTTCAAACGCCGGAACCACCGGTATGCTCGACCTGTTCAGCCGCGACTGGCGTCCGGGGCTGCTGGATATGGCCGGGCTGCGGGCCGATATTCTCTCGCCAGTGAAAGAGACCGGTACCGTGCTCGGTGCGGTCACCGACACGGCGGCCCAACAAAGCGGTTTGCGTGCCGGAACGCCAGTAGTCATGGGTGGCGGCGATGTCCAGCTCGGCTGCCTCGGGCTGGGGGTAGTGCGCGCCGGGCAAACTGCGGTGCTCGGTGGAACCTTCTGGCAGCAAGTGGTCAATCTGCCGGAAGTGCGCACCGACCCGGAGATGAATATCCGCGTTAACCCGCACGTGATCCCCGGTATGGCGCAGGCGGAATCCATCAGCTTCTTTACCGGACTGACCATGCGCTGGTTCCGCGATGCCTTCTGTGCGGAAGAGAAACTGGTTGCCGAACGGCTCGGCGTCGATGCCTATTCGCTGCTGGAAGAGATGGCCAGCCGGGTTCCAGCGGGCTCCCACGGGGTGATGCCCATTTTCTCCGACGCTATGCATTTTAAGCAGTGGTACCACGCCGCGCCGTCGTTTATTAACCTCTCCATCGACCCGGAAAAATGCAATAAAGCCACGCTATTCCGGGCGCTGGAAGAGAACGCGGCGATTGTTTCCGCCTGCAATCTGGCGCAGATTTCGCAGTTTTCCGGCGTGAAGTTCAACAGCCTGGTGTTCGCTGGCGGCGGTTCAAAAGGGGCGCTGTGGAGCCAGATTCTTAGCGACGTGACCGGGCTGCCGGTGCGGGTGCCCGAGGTTCGTGAAGCGACCGCGCTAGGCTGCGCGATTGCCGCCGGGGCCGGTGCCGGGTTGTACAGCGATATGGCGGCAACAGGCGAGAAGCTGGTGAGCTGGCATCGGGTATTCACGCCAAACCCGGCTCATCGCGAGCTGTATCAGGAGATGATGGCCAAATGGCAGTCGGTTTACGCCGAGCAGCTCGGTCTGGTGGATAGCGGATTGACGACATCAATGTGGCAGGCGCCGGGGCTGGCGCGCCGTGCGCCTGTTGCCCCCTCACCCTAA